The Gemmatimonadota bacterium DH-78 region ACCTTCTCCAGCAGTTCGCCGGCCCGGGCCAGTTCATCCGGTGCGGGCACCTCGGCCGGATTCCAGTGCCGGGCCAGCTCCGACAGCGCCCCCGAGTCGTGCGCCAGATCGAGGGCGTCGAAGGCCGGGGCGGTGCCCTTGAGCGAGTGCGATGCGAGGAAGAGCTCCTCCAGATCGGCGGCGTCGGGCGGAGCACC contains the following coding sequences:
- a CDS encoding Hpt domain-containing protein: MRTPAGSEPDFMPRLRRLFADGLPERVARMRGGLEGIVAAADRGAPPDAADLEELFLASHSLKGTAPAFDALDLAHDSGALSELARHWNPAEVPAPDELARAGELLEKVACGCREAAARVEAAGE